One Halobacterium sp. DL1 DNA window includes the following coding sequences:
- a CDS encoding MFS transporter — protein sequence MALFDTDRRVLVLALARMADAVGNSFLIVLLPAYIGAHGRVPVEQYTGQLAVFGVDLLVVTPSLLVGFVLSAFGFFNSFLQPFTGRASDRAGKRKLFILAGLALLGIASGSYALVSDYRLVIVLRALQGIGAALTIPATVALVNELATTDTRGNNFGVFNTFRLIGFGFGPVVAGFVLTRYGFDAAFGVAVVGAFLSFLLVSLLVSDAEETAAKAGEDLSIAVRGDRSLLDPVFALGVATVFMGIAISLFATLEPIINERLGQDNVLFGLEFGTVVIANVLLQVPIGRASDRYGRRPFLVGGFVLLIPATLAQGYALTPATMIVSRFLQGVAVAAVFAPSLAVAGDLAREGESGTTLSILTMGFGLGTAIGPLASGFLVRFGFVVPFAVGASLAAVALVVVYSQVQETLTDPQPIRAVPGD from the coding sequence ATGGCCCTGTTCGACACGGACCGACGCGTGCTGGTGCTGGCGCTGGCCCGGATGGCCGACGCCGTCGGCAACTCGTTCCTCATCGTCCTCCTCCCCGCGTACATCGGAGCCCACGGTCGCGTCCCTGTCGAGCAGTACACCGGCCAACTCGCGGTGTTCGGCGTGGACCTGCTGGTCGTTACGCCGTCCCTGCTCGTCGGCTTCGTGCTCTCCGCGTTCGGCTTCTTCAACAGCTTCCTCCAGCCGTTCACGGGCCGCGCGTCGGACCGCGCGGGCAAGCGGAAGCTGTTCATCCTCGCCGGCCTGGCGCTCCTCGGCATCGCCTCCGGGAGTTACGCGCTGGTCTCCGACTACCGACTCGTCATCGTGTTGCGCGCGCTCCAGGGCATCGGCGCCGCGTTGACCATCCCGGCGACGGTCGCGCTCGTCAACGAACTCGCGACGACCGACACGCGGGGCAACAACTTCGGCGTGTTCAACACGTTCCGCCTCATCGGCTTCGGGTTCGGCCCGGTCGTCGCAGGGTTCGTGCTCACGCGCTACGGCTTCGACGCCGCCTTCGGGGTCGCCGTCGTCGGCGCGTTCCTCAGCTTCCTCCTCGTCAGCCTCCTCGTCTCCGACGCCGAGGAGACGGCGGCGAAAGCCGGCGAGGACCTCTCGATAGCCGTCCGGGGCGACCGCAGTCTGCTCGACCCCGTGTTCGCGCTCGGCGTCGCCACCGTCTTCATGGGTATCGCCATCTCGCTGTTCGCCACGCTCGAACCGATAATCAACGAGCGACTCGGCCAGGACAACGTGCTGTTCGGCCTGGAGTTCGGGACCGTCGTCATCGCGAACGTCCTGCTCCAGGTGCCCATCGGCCGGGCGAGCGACCGCTACGGTCGTCGCCCCTTCCTCGTCGGCGGGTTCGTCCTCCTGATTCCCGCGACGCTCGCCCAGGGGTACGCGCTCACGCCGGCGACGATGATCGTCTCCCGGTTCCTGCAGGGCGTCGCGGTCGCCGCGGTGTTCGCGCCGTCTCTCGCCGTCGCCGGCGACCTCGCGAGGGAGGGCGAGTCGGGGACGACGCTCTCCATCCTCACGATGGGGTTCGGCCTCGGCACCGCCATCGGACCGCTCGCGTCGGGGTTCCTCGTGCGCTT